A single window of Narcine bancroftii isolate sNarBan1 chromosome 13, sNarBan1.hap1, whole genome shotgun sequence DNA harbors:
- the alg10 gene encoding dol-P-Glc:Glc(2)Man(9)GlcNAc(2)-PP-Dol alpha-1,2-glucosyltransferase isoform X4: protein MDRLEKFFFSAVVSSNFLVASVLFAMISRAQRTPYMDEIFHVPQAQKYCEGIFSEWDPMITTLPGLYLVSTGIIKPVSWLLSWTGTVVCSIGMLRFINLMFNTGNLYLLYLFFCRIHQKDKVGRILIQHRIESTIEISSKHKRVRVQIRLVSL from the exons ATGGACCGGTTGGAGAAGTTTTTCTTCTCGGCTGTCGTGAGCAGCAACTTCCTCGTTGCCTCCGTCCTCTTTGCCATGATCAgccgggcccagaggaccccctaTATGGACGAAATTTTCCACGTGCCGCAAGCGCAGAAATACTGTGAAGGGATTTTCTCCGAG TGGGATCCAATGATCACTACTCTACCCGGTCTCTACCTGGTATCCACTGGAATAATCAAGCCAGTGTCATGGTTGCTGAGCTGGACAGGAACTGTGGTATGCTCCATAGGAATGCTGCGATTCATTAATCTGATGTTCAATACTGGGAACCTCTACTTACTTTATTTGTTTTTCTGCAGGATACACCAGAAGGACAAG GTTGGGAGAATACTGATCCAGCACAGGATCGAATCAACAATTGAAATCTCTAGCAAGCACAAGAGAGTAAGAGTCCAGATCAG gcttgtctctctgtga
- the alg10 gene encoding dol-P-Glc:Glc(2)Man(9)GlcNAc(2)-PP-Dol alpha-1,2-glucosyltransferase isoform X5 yields MDRLEKFFFSAVVSSNFLVASVLFAMISRAQRTPYMDEIFHVPQAQKYCEGIFSEWDPMITTLPGLYLVSTGIIKPVSWLLSWTGTVVCSIGMLRFINLMFNTGNLYLLYLFFCRIHQKDKAF; encoded by the exons ATGGACCGGTTGGAGAAGTTTTTCTTCTCGGCTGTCGTGAGCAGCAACTTCCTCGTTGCCTCCGTCCTCTTTGCCATGATCAgccgggcccagaggaccccctaTATGGACGAAATTTTCCACGTGCCGCAAGCGCAGAAATACTGTGAAGGGATTTTCTCCGAG TGGGATCCAATGATCACTACTCTACCCGGTCTCTACCTGGTATCCACTGGAATAATCAAGCCAGTGTCATGGTTGCTGAGCTGGACAGGAACTGTGGTATGCTCCATAGGAATGCTGCGATTCATTAATCTGATGTTCAATACTGGGAACCTCTACTTACTTTATTTGTTTTTCTGCAGGATACACCAGAAGGACAAG
- the alg10 gene encoding dol-P-Glc:Glc(2)Man(9)GlcNAc(2)-PP-Dol alpha-1,2-glucosyltransferase isoform X1, producing MDRLEKFFFSAVVSSNFLVASVLFAMISRAQRTPYMDEIFHVPQAQKYCEGIFSEWDPMITTLPGLYLVSTGIIKPVSWLLSWTGTVVCSIGMLRFINLMFNTGNLYLLYLFFCRIHQKDKASSAFQRIVSSLALASFPPLYFFSFLYYTDAGSTFFILFTYLMCLYGSHKTAACLGFCAFMFRQTNIVWIIFCAGSVIAQKLTEAWKTDLVKKKDESTACILDLNEEAKKVVQFLLASFLSLTNLKGLILLTWPYAVVVVVFLIFLFLNGGVVVGDRTSHEITLNFPQLYYFFSFTLVFSISHLVSYQKIKSFLDSVKKHTLFCIILGIVSLLLVWKFTYVHKFLVADNRHYTFYIWKNIFQRHEMIKYLLIPGYLFAVWTFIDALKNKSVFWILAYFCCLAAATVPQKLLEFRYFIVPYLIYRLNVPMSSSFKVIVELALYCLVNVLTLYLFLNKTFQWPDSKDVQRFMW from the exons ATGGACCGGTTGGAGAAGTTTTTCTTCTCGGCTGTCGTGAGCAGCAACTTCCTCGTTGCCTCCGTCCTCTTTGCCATGATCAgccgggcccagaggaccccctaTATGGACGAAATTTTCCACGTGCCGCAAGCGCAGAAATACTGTGAAGGGATTTTCTCCGAG TGGGATCCAATGATCACTACTCTACCCGGTCTCTACCTGGTATCCACTGGAATAATCAAGCCAGTGTCATGGTTGCTGAGCTGGACAGGAACTGTGGTATGCTCCATAGGAATGCTGCGATTCATTAATCTGATGTTCAATACTGGGAACCTCTACTTACTTTATTTGTTTTTCTGCAGGATACACCAGAAGGACAAG gcTTCCTCTGCATTCCAACGAATTGTATCTTCATTAGCACTTGCCTCATTTCCTCCTCTTTATTTTTTCTCATTCTTGTATTACACAGATGCAGGCTCAACATTCTTTATCTTATTTACTTACTTAATGTGTTTATACGGGAGCCACAAAACTGCTGCCTGCCTTGGGTTCTGTGCTTTTATGTTCCGTCAGACTAATATCGTATGGATCATATTCTGTGCAGGAAGTGTTATTGCACAGAAATTGACAGAAGCATGGAAAACTGATTTGGTCAAGAAAAAGGATGAAAGCACAGCTTGTATTCTGGATCTAAATGAAGAAGCCAAGAAGGTTGTGCAATTTCTTTTAGCGTCTTTTCTGTCACTGACAAATCTGAAAGGATTGATCCTTTTGACCTGGCCGTACGCTGTTGTGGTGGTTGTTTTTCTGATATTTCTGTTTCTGAATGGAGGGGTAGTTGTTGGTGATAGAACCAGCCATGAGATCACACTGAATTTTCCTCAGCTATATTATTTCTTTTCCTTCACACTTGTTTTCTCTATTTCTCACCTGGTGTCCTATCAAAAGATCAAATCTTTCTTGGATTCAGTAAAGAAGCATACATTATTTTGCATCATTCTTGGAATTGTTTCCCTGTTGTTGGTTTGGAAATTCACTTATGTCCATAAGTTCTTGGTGGCAGACAACAGACACTACActttttatatttggaaaaatatcTTTCAGAGGCATGAAATGATCAAGTATTTGTTGATACCAGGTTACCTCTTTGCTGTTTGGACATTTATTGATGCATTGAAGAACAAATCAGTATTCTGGATCTTGGCATATTTTTGCTGTTTGGCAGCTGCGACAGTTCCACAAAAATTACTGGAGTTTCGTTATTTCATTGTGCCCTATTTAATCTATAGACTCAACGTCCCGATGTCTTCAAGCTTCAAAGTTATTGTAGAGCTGGCTCTATATTGTTTAGTAAATGTGCTAACCCTTTATTTGTTTCTTAATAAAACGTTTCAGTGGCCAGACAGTAAAGATGTTCAAAGATTCATGTGGTAA
- the alg10 gene encoding dol-P-Glc:Glc(2)Man(9)GlcNAc(2)-PP-Dol alpha-1,2-glucosyltransferase isoform X2, giving the protein MCLYGSHKTAACLGFCAFMFRQTNIVWIIFCAGSVIAQKLTEAWKTDLVKKKDESTACILDLNEEAKKVVQFLLASFLSLTNLKGLILLTWPYAVVVVVFLIFLFLNGGVVVGDRTSHEITLNFPQLYYFFSFTLVFSISHLVSYQKIKSFLDSVKKHTLFCIILGIVSLLLVWKFTYVHKFLVADNRHYTFYIWKNIFQRHEMIKYLLIPGYLFAVWTFIDALKNKSVFWILAYFCCLAAATVPQKLLEFRYFIVPYLIYRLNVPMSSSFKVIVELALYCLVNVLTLYLFLNKTFQWPDSKDVQRFMW; this is encoded by the coding sequence ATGTGTTTATACGGGAGCCACAAAACTGCTGCCTGCCTTGGGTTCTGTGCTTTTATGTTCCGTCAGACTAATATCGTATGGATCATATTCTGTGCAGGAAGTGTTATTGCACAGAAATTGACAGAAGCATGGAAAACTGATTTGGTCAAGAAAAAGGATGAAAGCACAGCTTGTATTCTGGATCTAAATGAAGAAGCCAAGAAGGTTGTGCAATTTCTTTTAGCGTCTTTTCTGTCACTGACAAATCTGAAAGGATTGATCCTTTTGACCTGGCCGTACGCTGTTGTGGTGGTTGTTTTTCTGATATTTCTGTTTCTGAATGGAGGGGTAGTTGTTGGTGATAGAACCAGCCATGAGATCACACTGAATTTTCCTCAGCTATATTATTTCTTTTCCTTCACACTTGTTTTCTCTATTTCTCACCTGGTGTCCTATCAAAAGATCAAATCTTTCTTGGATTCAGTAAAGAAGCATACATTATTTTGCATCATTCTTGGAATTGTTTCCCTGTTGTTGGTTTGGAAATTCACTTATGTCCATAAGTTCTTGGTGGCAGACAACAGACACTACActttttatatttggaaaaatatcTTTCAGAGGCATGAAATGATCAAGTATTTGTTGATACCAGGTTACCTCTTTGCTGTTTGGACATTTATTGATGCATTGAAGAACAAATCAGTATTCTGGATCTTGGCATATTTTTGCTGTTTGGCAGCTGCGACAGTTCCACAAAAATTACTGGAGTTTCGTTATTTCATTGTGCCCTATTTAATCTATAGACTCAACGTCCCGATGTCTTCAAGCTTCAAAGTTATTGTAGAGCTGGCTCTATATTGTTTAGTAAATGTGCTAACCCTTTATTTGTTTCTTAATAAAACGTTTCAGTGGCCAGACAGTAAAGATGTTCAAAGATTCATGTGGTAA
- the alg10 gene encoding dol-P-Glc:Glc(2)Man(9)GlcNAc(2)-PP-Dol alpha-1,2-glucosyltransferase isoform X6: protein MDRLEKFFFSAVVSSNFLVASVLFAMISRAQRTPYMDEIFHVPQAQKYCEGIFSEWDPMITTLPGLYLVSTGIIKPVSWLLSWTGTVDTPEGQGWENTDPAQDRINN from the exons ATGGACCGGTTGGAGAAGTTTTTCTTCTCGGCTGTCGTGAGCAGCAACTTCCTCGTTGCCTCCGTCCTCTTTGCCATGATCAgccgggcccagaggaccccctaTATGGACGAAATTTTCCACGTGCCGCAAGCGCAGAAATACTGTGAAGGGATTTTCTCCGAG TGGGATCCAATGATCACTACTCTACCCGGTCTCTACCTGGTATCCACTGGAATAATCAAGCCAGTGTCATGGTTGCTGAGCTGGACAGGAACTGTG GATACACCAGAAGGACAAG GTTGGGAGAATACTGATCCAGCACAGGATCGAATCAACAATTGA